A genomic segment from Rickettsiella endosymbiont of Miltochrista miniata encodes:
- the rpmD gene encoding 50S ribosomal protein L30 — translation MSEKKLRLTLIRSISGRLPHHTATVLSLGLKRLNQIVEVKDNLPMRGMIDQVSYLLKVEEI, via the coding sequence ATGTCAGAAAAAAAATTGCGCTTGACTCTCATACGTAGTATCTCGGGTCGTTTGCCTCACCATACTGCGACGGTCCTTTCATTGGGCTTAAAGCGATTAAATCAGATCGTTGAAGTGAAAGATAATTTGCCTATGCGTGGAATGATCGATCAAGTATCTTACTTACTTAAAGTAGAGGAAATTTAA
- the rpsE gene encoding 30S ribosomal protein S5: protein MSFDQSTKSDGLQEKLIAVNRHAKVVKGGRIFSFAAGVVVGDGKGRIGFSKRPAREVSVAMQKALEKARRDMLYIELNNHTLYHPLVGRHGATKVIILPAVEGTGIIAGGPMRAIFEVLGIKNVIAKIIGSSNRINVVRATLKALSSMSTPEMIADKRGKSIKEIYE from the coding sequence ATGAGTTTTGATCAATCAACAAAAAGTGATGGTTTGCAAGAAAAACTAATAGCAGTTAATCGTCACGCTAAAGTCGTCAAAGGTGGACGTATTTTTAGTTTTGCTGCCGGAGTGGTAGTAGGCGATGGCAAAGGACGTATTGGTTTTAGCAAACGTCCGGCAAGAGAAGTGTCTGTTGCTATGCAAAAAGCGCTGGAAAAGGCGCGACGTGACATGCTTTATATCGAACTGAATAATCATACGCTATACCATCCGTTGGTCGGTCGTCACGGGGCGACTAAAGTTATTATACTTCCTGCGGTTGAAGGAACAGGTATTATTGCGGGTGGTCCTATGCGCGCAATTTTTGAAGTGTTGGGCATTAAAAATGTCATAGCGAAGATTATTGGGTCCTCAAATCGAATCAATGTCGTGCGAGCCACTTTAAAGGCGTTGTCGAGTATGTCTACACCTGAAATGATTGCGGACAAACGCGGAAAATCAATTAAAGAAATTTACGAATAA
- the rplR gene encoding 50S ribosomal protein L18 produces the protein MLDKKLKRKRRATKTRAKIRQLGVPRLCVGRTSKHIYAQIIVSSDRGDKILASASTLDKEIKTLGTTTGNNIKSATVVGDFIAKRALAVGINQVAFDRSGFKYHGCIKALAEAAREAGLPF, from the coding sequence ATGTTAGACAAGAAGTTAAAGCGAAAACGCAGGGCAACCAAAACACGCGCTAAGATACGTCAATTGGGTGTTCCGCGTCTGTGTGTGGGACGTACTTCTAAGCATATCTATGCGCAAATTATTGTATCTTCTGATCGAGGAGACAAGATATTGGCAAGCGCTTCTACGCTAGATAAAGAAATCAAGACCTTAGGTACTACGACTGGAAATAATATTAAGTCAGCGACAGTGGTTGGTGATTTTATAGCAAAGAGAGCATTAGCCGTTGGAATTAATCAAGTGGCTTTTGATCGTTCAGGTTTTAAGTATCATGGTTGTATCAAGGCATTGGCAGAGGCAGCCCGGGAAGCCGGATTGCCCTTTTAA
- the rplF gene encoding 50S ribosomal protein L6 has translation MSRVAKNPINFGDAQVTLDGKTLVVKGSKGVLNLKLADQVNIEIRDKSLQVSPIDESTMADALAGTTRANIANAIAGVVDGFKKVLQLVGVGYRANVQGKKINLTLGFSHPRDYEIPDGITITTPTPTEIVIQGFNKQLVGQVAAEIRQYRPPESYKGKGVRYANERIKLKETKKK, from the coding sequence ATGTCAAGAGTTGCAAAAAATCCAATAAATTTCGGCGATGCGCAAGTCACGCTGGATGGAAAAACATTAGTTGTTAAAGGCAGCAAAGGTGTATTGAATTTAAAGTTGGCTGATCAAGTTAACATTGAAATTAGAGACAAATCTTTGCAGGTTAGCCCTATAGATGAGAGTACTATGGCAGATGCTTTAGCTGGGACAACGCGTGCCAATATTGCGAATGCGATTGCAGGTGTAGTTGATGGCTTTAAGAAAGTGCTGCAATTAGTGGGTGTGGGTTATCGTGCTAATGTGCAAGGTAAAAAAATTAACCTTACATTGGGATTTTCACACCCTAGAGATTATGAAATCCCGGATGGAATTACGATCACGACACCGACACCGACTGAAATCGTTATACAGGGATTTAATAAGCAATTAGTTGGGCAGGTTGCGGCAGAGATACGTCAGTATCGTCCACCGGAATCTTACAAAGGTAAAGGTGTTCGTTATGCAAATGAACGCATTAAATTGAAAGAAACAAAGAAAAAATAG
- the rpsH gene encoding 30S ribosomal protein S8 has protein sequence MSMQDPIADMLCRIKNAQAIEKPTVSMPSSKIKLAIAKLLKEEGYITDFQCEEKGFRSALTIFLKYYMDKPVIASLKRVSRPGLRIYRSATDLPKVVAGLGVAIISTPKGLMTDRAARALGQGGEVIAIVE, from the coding sequence ATGAGTATGCAAGATCCTATCGCAGATATGCTCTGCCGAATAAAAAATGCCCAAGCTATTGAAAAGCCAACGGTATCGATGCCTTCATCAAAAATAAAATTAGCTATTGCTAAATTGTTAAAAGAAGAAGGCTATATTACTGATTTTCAATGTGAAGAAAAGGGTTTTAGATCCGCGCTGACAATATTTTTAAAATATTATATGGATAAGCCCGTTATCGCTTCATTAAAACGTGTGAGTCGTCCTGGTTTGCGAATTTATCGTTCTGCGACTGACTTACCCAAAGTGGTAGCAGGTTTAGGAGTCGCTATTATTTCTACTCCAAAAGGGTTAATGACAGATAGAGCGGCTCGAGCTTTAGGTCAAGGCGGCGAAGTTATTGCTATCGTTGAATAA
- the rpsN gene encoding 30S ribosomal protein S14: MRQKKRELIVKKYAVKRAELKEIIYSLNASDEDKWLAQQKIQLLPRDSSPVRLRNRCRLTGRPRGVYRHFGLSRNMLRLYAMKGELPGLVKSSW, translated from the coding sequence ATGCGCCAGAAAAAGCGCGAACTTATCGTTAAAAAATATGCGGTAAAACGTGCTGAGTTAAAAGAAATTATTTATAGTCTAAACGCATCTGATGAAGATAAATGGTTGGCGCAACAGAAAATTCAATTATTGCCACGTGATTCTTCTCCCGTGCGATTACGCAACCGTTGTCGTTTAACAGGACGACCACGAGGTGTTTATCGACACTTTGGATTGTCTCGAAATATGCTGCGGCTTTATGCTATGAAAGGTGAGCTCCCAGGATTAGTAAAATCAAGCTGGTAA
- the rplE gene encoding 50S ribosomal protein L5 translates to MVRLKEHYLNTVMAQLKQEFAYGSVMEVPRITKITLNMGVGEAAANKKVIDAAASDMTLIAAQKPIITKAKKSNAGFKIREDWPIGCKVTLRKNRMYEFLDRLISVAIPRIRDFRGFSPRSFDGRGNYSLGIREQIVFPEIKYDTIDALRGMDITITTTAKTDREGRALLAAFEFPFKEN, encoded by the coding sequence ATGGTAAGGTTAAAAGAACATTATTTAAATACGGTTATGGCCCAACTTAAGCAAGAATTTGCCTATGGTAGTGTCATGGAAGTTCCACGTATTACTAAAATTACACTCAATATGGGTGTGGGTGAAGCCGCCGCTAATAAGAAAGTTATTGATGCAGCCGCGTCAGATATGACGTTAATTGCTGCACAAAAACCAATTATTACTAAAGCTAAGAAATCTAACGCGGGTTTTAAAATCCGTGAAGACTGGCCTATTGGCTGTAAAGTAACACTGCGAAAAAATCGTATGTACGAGTTTTTAGATCGATTAATCAGCGTAGCAATACCGCGGATTCGAGATTTCCGTGGATTTAGTCCTCGATCTTTTGATGGTCGCGGTAATTATAGTTTAGGGATACGTGAACAAATCGTTTTTCCTGAGATTAAATACGATACTATTGATGCGTTACGAGGTATGGATATTACGATTACTACCACTGCAAAAACTGATCGGGAAGGCCGGGCTTTATTAGCAGCATTTGAGTTTCCGTTTAAAGAGAATTAA
- the rplX gene encoding 50S ribosomal protein L24, protein MRKIRKGDTVIALTGKDKGKQGKVLNINVAQNRARVEGINLIKKHVKPNPQKNVAGGIVTQEAAINLTNLAVYNPVSKKGDKVGIKKLEDGRMVRIFKSNGELVDI, encoded by the coding sequence ATGCGTAAAATTAGAAAGGGTGATACCGTCATCGCCTTAACCGGTAAAGACAAAGGTAAACAAGGAAAGGTACTGAACATTAACGTGGCTCAGAATCGTGCGCGCGTGGAAGGAATTAACTTAATAAAAAAACACGTAAAACCTAACCCGCAAAAAAATGTTGCTGGGGGGATAGTCACGCAAGAAGCGGCAATTAATTTAACGAATTTGGCTGTGTATAATCCAGTATCGAAAAAAGGCGATAAAGTGGGGATAAAAAAGCTGGAGGATGGAAGGATGGTACGCATCTTTAAATCCAACGGTGAACTGGTTGATATCTAA
- the rplN gene encoding 50S ribosomal protein L14, producing the protein MIQMQTELAVADNSGARRVMCIKVLGGSKRRYAGVGDVIRVSVKEAVPRGKVKKGEVCHAVVIRTKKRVRRNDGSVIRFDSNAVILLTAQLQPLGTRVFGPVPRELRTERFMKIISLASEVL; encoded by the coding sequence ATGATACAAATGCAAACAGAATTAGCTGTGGCAGATAATAGCGGCGCCCGTAGAGTGATGTGTATTAAGGTATTAGGCGGATCAAAAAGGCGCTATGCCGGAGTCGGCGATGTTATTAGAGTCAGTGTTAAAGAGGCTGTGCCGCGCGGTAAAGTTAAAAAAGGCGAGGTTTGTCACGCCGTTGTTATTCGTACTAAAAAAAGAGTACGTAGAAACGATGGTAGCGTGATACGTTTTGATAGCAATGCAGTTATTTTGTTGACTGCACAATTACAACCATTAGGCACGCGTGTATTTGGTCCTGTTCCTAGAGAATTACGTACCGAACGCTTTATGAAAATTATCTCATTAGCATCTGAAGTATTATAA
- the rpsQ gene encoding 30S ribosomal protein S17 gives MSQASKVKRTLTGRVISNKMDKTINVSIERKVKHPKYGKYLKRSSKILAHDPENQCQEGDTVIIQEGRPISKRKAWSLVQVVVKSINQQPVPEETAG, from the coding sequence ATGAGCCAAGCTAGTAAAGTAAAGCGGACCTTAACGGGACGAGTTATCAGTAATAAGATGGATAAAACCATCAATGTTTCCATAGAACGTAAAGTGAAACATCCTAAGTATGGAAAATACTTGAAACGTAGCAGTAAAATTCTTGCGCATGATCCTGAAAATCAGTGTCAAGAAGGAGATACTGTTATTATTCAGGAAGGACGTCCAATTTCAAAACGTAAAGCCTGGTCGCTCGTGCAAGTGGTAGTAAAATCGATAAATCAGCAACCCGTTCCTGAAGAAACGGCGGGATAG
- the rpmC gene encoding 50S ribosomal protein L29 — MNKKEKAELRKLSIESLREESFKLGQEKFKLEAQHATHQLTATHRLKAVRRLLATSLTILHENIGQKV, encoded by the coding sequence ATGAATAAAAAAGAGAAAGCTGAATTACGAAAATTATCAATAGAATCGCTTAGGGAAGAAAGCTTTAAGTTAGGACAGGAAAAGTTTAAATTAGAAGCACAACATGCGACACATCAATTGACTGCGACACATAGATTGAAAGCAGTTAGGCGGTTGTTAGCAACATCATTAACTATTTTACACGAAAATATAGGCCAGAAAGTATGA
- the rplP gene encoding 50S ribosomal protein L16: MLQPKRTKYRKQFKGRNRGIATRGTEVSFGQYGLKATAAGFITSRQIEAARRALTRHIKRGGKVWIRIFPDKPITKKPLEVRQGKGKGSVEYWVAVIQPGRVLFEMEGISAETAKVALKLAAAKLPMTTNFVTRTVL, from the coding sequence ATGTTGCAACCCAAGCGAACAAAATATCGTAAGCAGTTTAAAGGGCGTAATCGCGGTATTGCTACACGAGGTACAGAAGTTAGTTTTGGACAATACGGCTTGAAAGCAACCGCTGCAGGCTTTATTACTTCGAGGCAAATTGAAGCAGCGCGCCGTGCCTTAACGCGACACATAAAACGAGGTGGGAAAGTTTGGATTAGGATATTTCCTGACAAACCGATTACTAAAAAACCTTTAGAAGTACGTCAAGGTAAAGGTAAGGGCAGCGTTGAATATTGGGTAGCAGTCATACAGCCAGGGCGTGTTTTATTTGAAATGGAAGGCATCTCTGCTGAAACAGCTAAAGTGGCTTTAAAATTGGCAGCAGCAAAATTGCCTATGACGACTAACTTTGTAACGCGGACGGTACTTTAA
- the rpsC gene encoding 30S ribosomal protein S3 encodes MGHKVNPVGIRLGITRTSTARWYAKKSREYADNLYSDLCARKQIEKALLQAGVSSIQIERAARKSKITIAVAKPGIVIGKKGEYIDRLREQLEKIMLVPVRLSVVEVKKPELDAKLVAENIAQQLERRVMFRRAMKRAVQTALRLGALGIKINVSGRLGGAEIARSERYQEGSVPLHTFRADIDYSLAEAQTTYGKLGVKVWIYKGEVFDRSKISNLETTEAKTQFLDDRNQKHYSRRRQSAPKHAVNKEIVDEATR; translated from the coding sequence ATGGGCCATAAGGTAAATCCTGTTGGAATACGTTTAGGTATTACCCGAACATCGACAGCAAGATGGTATGCAAAAAAGTCGCGTGAGTATGCGGATAATCTTTACAGCGATTTATGTGCTCGTAAGCAGATAGAAAAGGCGCTATTGCAAGCGGGAGTTTCTTCTATACAAATAGAGCGAGCGGCTAGAAAATCAAAAATAACCATAGCTGTTGCAAAACCAGGCATAGTGATAGGTAAAAAAGGGGAATATATCGATCGTTTAAGAGAACAATTAGAAAAAATTATGCTGGTGCCAGTTCGACTTTCCGTAGTGGAAGTAAAGAAACCTGAATTGGATGCAAAATTAGTGGCAGAAAATATTGCGCAGCAATTAGAGCGTCGAGTTATGTTTCGTCGAGCGATGAAACGTGCTGTGCAAACCGCGTTACGTTTGGGTGCACTTGGAATTAAAATTAATGTGTCCGGACGTTTAGGTGGGGCTGAAATTGCACGTAGCGAACGCTATCAAGAAGGAAGTGTTCCATTGCATACTTTCCGAGCGGATATCGATTACAGTTTAGCGGAAGCGCAAACAACCTATGGAAAATTAGGTGTAAAGGTTTGGATTTATAAGGGTGAAGTTTTTGATCGCTCAAAAATTTCGAATTTAGAAACTACAGAAGCTAAGACACAATTCCTTGATGATCGAAATCAAAAGCATTATAGTCGCAGACGTCAATCCGCGCCTAAACATGCTGTGAATAAAGAAATTGTCGATGAAGCTACGCGTTAA
- the rplV gene encoding 50S ribosomal protein L22, with the protein MEVAARLKYARLSPQKCRLVADQVRGLTVEKALQVLTISVKKNAKAIKKVLESAVANAEHNAGADIDTLKVSTIFVDQGPTLKRMHARAKGRSNRILKPTCHITVKVSDVNGEKN; encoded by the coding sequence GTGGAAGTTGCTGCACGTTTAAAATACGCACGGTTGTCACCGCAAAAGTGTCGATTAGTAGCGGATCAGGTACGCGGTCTGACCGTGGAGAAAGCACTGCAAGTTTTGACCATTAGTGTCAAAAAAAATGCTAAGGCTATAAAAAAAGTTTTGGAATCAGCCGTTGCTAATGCAGAACATAATGCTGGAGCGGATATCGATACACTGAAAGTTTCGACTATTTTTGTTGACCAAGGCCCTACTTTAAAACGTATGCACGCCAGAGCTAAAGGTCGAAGTAATCGCATATTAAAACCAACTTGTCACATTACAGTGAAAGTGTCAGATGTTAATGGGGAGAAAAACTAA
- the rpsS gene encoding 30S ribosomal protein S19 produces MPRSVKKGPYIQGHLTKKVQAAQAASVKRPIKTWSRSSMILPEMIGLTIAIHNGRDFVPVYITENMIGHKLGEFSITRTFRSHRAADKKAKGADEKK; encoded by the coding sequence GTGCCACGCTCAGTAAAAAAAGGTCCATATATACAGGGACATTTAACGAAAAAGGTACAGGCCGCACAAGCGGCTAGTGTTAAGCGACCTATTAAAACATGGTCACGTAGCTCTATGATTTTGCCTGAAATGATAGGTTTGACGATAGCGATTCATAATGGTCGTGATTTTGTTCCTGTCTATATTACAGAAAATATGATAGGCCACAAATTAGGAGAGTTTTCTATTACGCGAACTTTTCGTAGCCATAGGGCAGCTGATAAGAAAGCCAAAGGCGCAGATGAAAAAAAATAG
- the rplB gene encoding 50S ribosomal protein L2, with protein sequence MPSKKANPTSPGRRFVVEISKVGLHKGKPHSSLLAPKPKKGGRNNQGRITTRHQGGGHKQQYRLIDFKRDKEGIAGRAERIEYDPNRTAHIALILYPDGERRYILAPNDLKVGMQVTAGSEALIRPGNSLPLRNIPVGTVLHAIELKPGKGAQLARSAGAYVQLIAREGDYATIRLRSGELRKVPVECKASIGVVSNNDHNLRSLGKAGASRWRGIRPTVRGVAMNPVDHPHGGGEGKTSGGRHPVSPWGLPTKGYKTRRNKRNAKMIVQRRKKK encoded by the coding sequence ATGCCTAGTAAAAAAGCAAATCCTACCTCACCAGGCCGTCGCTTTGTCGTTGAGATCTCCAAAGTAGGTCTACATAAAGGTAAACCACATAGTAGTTTATTGGCTCCAAAACCTAAAAAGGGTGGACGCAATAATCAAGGAAGGATTACGACTCGTCACCAAGGTGGTGGTCATAAACAGCAATATCGATTGATCGACTTTAAGCGAGATAAAGAAGGAATAGCGGGCCGTGCTGAAAGAATAGAATACGACCCAAATCGTACCGCACACATCGCTTTAATACTGTATCCGGATGGTGAACGGCGTTATATTTTGGCTCCGAATGACCTTAAAGTGGGTATGCAAGTAACAGCAGGGTCGGAAGCCTTGATAAGGCCGGGTAACTCATTGCCTTTACGCAATATCCCTGTTGGGACGGTATTACATGCGATCGAACTGAAGCCTGGTAAAGGCGCTCAGTTGGCACGTAGTGCTGGCGCATATGTACAGCTCATTGCGCGTGAGGGAGATTATGCTACTATACGGCTGCGATCGGGAGAGCTAAGAAAAGTCCCTGTCGAATGTAAAGCAAGCATAGGTGTTGTCAGTAATAATGATCATAATCTGCGTTCTTTAGGGAAAGCAGGGGCATCTCGTTGGCGTGGAATTCGGCCTACTGTTAGAGGTGTGGCGATGAACCCAGTCGACCATCCGCATGGTGGTGGTGAAGGTAAAACGTCAGGTGGACGACATCCTGTCAGTCCTTGGGGTCTTCCAACCAAGGGATATAAAACTCGCCGAAATAAACGTAATGCCAAAATGATTGTGCAACGGCGTAAAAAGAAATAA
- the rplW gene encoding 50S ribosomal protein L23, whose amino-acid sequence MMNIALTQQLRRFKIIQRPHLSEKSTMLADKHRQFVFKVLKNANKSEIKQAVESLFNVKVNAVQLLNVKAKGRRFKQVEGQLKGWKKAYVSLKDGYDIDFTGTK is encoded by the coding sequence ATGATGAATATTGCCCTAACTCAGCAGTTGCGCCGGTTTAAGATTATTCAACGGCCGCATTTATCAGAAAAATCTACGATGTTAGCCGATAAGCATCGACAGTTTGTTTTTAAAGTATTAAAGAATGCAAATAAGTCAGAAATCAAACAAGCAGTAGAATCTCTGTTTAATGTGAAAGTAAATGCCGTGCAACTTTTGAATGTAAAAGCTAAAGGTCGACGCTTTAAACAAGTTGAAGGTCAGTTAAAAGGTTGGAAAAAAGCTTATGTAAGCTTAAAAGATGGTTACGACATTGATTTTACCGGAACAAAATAG
- the rplD gene encoding 50S ribosomal protein L4: MQVALVTKNGSNQELQLSETVFGCRFNEPLVHQVVTAYLAGGRQGTRAQKNRSAVSGGGKKPWKQKGMGRARAGTIRSPLWRSGGVTFASSTQDFSQKVNKKMYRAAMRSICSELLRQGRFVVLESFDLEKAKTRDFVAKLQELNIDHKVLVVLEEVNENIYLAARNLHKVELTDVEAINPVNLINYEKILITAPALKQIEELLA, from the coding sequence ATGCAAGTGGCTTTAGTAACAAAGAATGGCTCGAATCAAGAACTGCAGTTGTCAGAAACTGTCTTTGGTTGTCGTTTTAATGAGCCTTTAGTTCATCAAGTTGTCACTGCTTATTTAGCAGGAGGACGGCAAGGTACGCGCGCCCAAAAAAATCGTTCTGCGGTGAGCGGTGGTGGAAAGAAGCCTTGGAAACAAAAAGGTATGGGTCGTGCAAGAGCAGGTACTATCCGTAGTCCGCTGTGGCGTAGTGGTGGAGTTACTTTTGCATCAAGTACGCAAGATTTTTCGCAAAAGGTAAATAAGAAAATGTATCGCGCAGCGATGCGATCCATTTGTTCAGAATTATTACGACAAGGACGATTTGTAGTTTTGGAATCGTTTGATCTTGAGAAAGCCAAGACACGTGATTTCGTGGCTAAGCTTCAAGAACTGAATATTGATCACAAGGTCCTTGTTGTTCTTGAAGAAGTTAATGAAAATATTTATTTAGCGGCAAGAAATTTACATAAAGTAGAGTTAACTGACGTGGAAGCTATCAATCCTGTTAACTTAATTAATTATGAAAAAATATTAATTACAGCGCCTGCTTTAAAACAAATTGAGGAACTCTTAGCATGA
- the rplC gene encoding 50S ribosomal protein L3, whose amino-acid sequence MTMGLIGRKCGMTQIYAENGAAIPVTLVEILPNRVVQIKTKEHDGYESVQVTTDKKSSSRLNKAEAGHFAKANVEPGKGLWEFQLSDEDSEFVKDLSLGKEITVGELFKLGTWVDVTGTNKGKGFAGVIKRHHFATQDATHGNSLSHRAPGSIGQRQSPGRVFKGKKMCGQLGNHRCTIQSLEVVKVDPERHLLHIKGAVPGAPGGHLIIKPAVRKKNKRNKG is encoded by the coding sequence ATGACAATGGGTTTAATAGGTCGAAAATGTGGTATGACACAGATATATGCTGAGAATGGTGCGGCAATACCTGTCACGCTCGTTGAAATACTACCTAATCGTGTGGTTCAAATTAAAACTAAAGAACACGATGGTTATGAATCTGTTCAAGTAACTACAGATAAAAAATCTTCTTCACGGCTAAATAAAGCGGAAGCAGGTCATTTTGCTAAGGCCAATGTTGAGCCTGGAAAGGGTCTTTGGGAGTTTCAATTAAGTGACGAAGATAGTGAATTTGTTAAAGATTTGTCATTAGGAAAAGAAATTACTGTTGGCGAGTTATTTAAATTGGGTACATGGGTAGACGTAACGGGAACTAATAAAGGTAAAGGATTTGCAGGTGTTATTAAGAGACATCATTTCGCTACTCAAGATGCAACCCATGGTAATTCGCTTTCGCATCGTGCTCCAGGTTCTATTGGTCAGCGCCAATCGCCGGGCCGGGTATTTAAAGGGAAAAAAATGTGCGGACAGTTAGGGAATCACCGTTGCACTATTCAGTCGTTAGAAGTAGTCAAGGTCGATCCTGAACGGCATTTGCTGCATATAAAAGGAGCGGTGCCAGGAGCGCCAGGCGGACACCTTATTATAAAACCCGCAGTAAGAAAAAAGAATAAACGAAACAAAGGTTGA
- the rpsJ gene encoding 30S ribosomal protein S10: MSLKVPDLRIVLLAFDHRLIDATTKEIVNSLKRTGAIISPLPLPTHKKKLTVNTSPHVDKDARDQYEIRTHKRIIDVYASTDKTVDAIRYLEALPSNVDIQVKTMSDKKDKSDKKDK; the protein is encoded by the coding sequence ATGTCTTTAAAAGTCCCAGATTTGCGTATAGTGCTACTTGCGTTTGATCATCGATTAATCGATGCGACAACGAAAGAGATTGTGAATTCATTAAAACGAACCGGAGCTATTATCTCTCCGCTTCCTTTGCCGACACACAAAAAAAAGTTGACGGTTAACACTTCACCACATGTCGATAAAGATGCTCGAGACCAATATGAAATACGTACGCATAAACGCATAATAGATGTTTATGCGTCAACTGATAAAACAGTCGATGCGATTAGATATCTTGAGGCTTTACCGTCTAATGTCGACATCCAGGTGAAAACCATGAGCGACAAAAAAGATAAGAGTGATAAGAAAGATAAGTAA
- the tuf gene encoding elongation factor Tu: MATGKFVRNKPHLNVGTIGHVDHGKTTLTAAITKCMADKFGGEAIAFDKIDKAPEEKARGITISTSHVEYESEKRHYAHVDCPGHADYVKNMITGAAQMDGAILVVSAADGPMPQTREHILLARQVGVPNIVVFMNKCDMVDDAELLDLVEMEIRELLSKYEFPGDDIPIIRGSAKKALEGDCEGGGVIALVKAMDDYFPEPVRDTDKPFLMPIEDVFTISGRGTVVTGRVERGIVKVGDAVQVVGLRAVQDTAVTGVEMFRKLLDQGEAGDNIGALIRGLKREDVERGQVLAKPGTVEAWVEFEAEIYVLTKEEGGRHTAFMNNYKPQFYFRTTDVTGTIKLPEGSEMVMPGDNVKITVTLMNEYGVAMEKGLRFAIREGGKTVGSGVVSNLVKKGKKA, from the coding sequence ATGGCCACTGGAAAATTTGTACGAAATAAGCCCCACTTAAATGTGGGAACGATAGGCCACGTTGATCATGGTAAGACAACATTGACCGCAGCCATTACCAAATGTATGGCAGACAAATTTGGTGGCGAAGCGATTGCGTTTGATAAGATCGATAAAGCCCCAGAAGAAAAGGCGCGTGGTATTACTATTTCGACTTCACACGTAGAGTATGAAAGTGAAAAACGTCACTATGCACACGTTGACTGTCCAGGTCACGCCGATTATGTCAAAAACATGATTACCGGTGCTGCACAAATGGACGGTGCTATTTTGGTGGTTAGTGCGGCAGACGGTCCTATGCCACAAACACGTGAACACATCTTATTAGCGCGACAAGTCGGTGTGCCTAACATTGTTGTATTCATGAATAAATGTGACATGGTAGATGACGCCGAGTTATTAGACTTAGTGGAAATGGAAATCAGAGAATTACTTTCTAAATATGAATTTCCAGGCGATGATATTCCAATTATTCGTGGATCGGCTAAGAAAGCACTAGAAGGTGATTGCGAAGGTGGTGGTGTTATTGCGCTAGTTAAGGCGATGGATGATTATTTCCCAGAACCCGTACGTGATACCGATAAGCCTTTCTTAATGCCCATCGAAGATGTGTTTACGATTTCAGGTCGTGGAACGGTAGTAACCGGCCGTGTAGAACGTGGAATTGTTAAAGTAGGTGATGCTGTACAAGTGGTAGGTTTAAGAGCAGTACAAGATACCGCTGTGACGGGCGTGGAAATGTTCCGTAAGTTGCTAGATCAAGGTGAAGCAGGCGATAACATTGGTGCGTTAATCAGAGGATTAAAGCGTGAAGATGTGGAACGCGGTCAAGTATTAGCTAAGCCAGGTACAGTAGAAGCTTGGGTAGAATTTGAAGCGGAAATTTATGTATTGACTAAGGAAGAAGGCGGCCGTCATACGGCATTCATGAATAACTATAAACCACAATTTTATTTTCGAACGACCGATGTAACTGGAACGATTAAGCTTCCTGAAGGTTCGGAAATGGTAATGCCGGGTGACAACGTTAAAATTACAGTGACACTGATGAATGAATATGGTGTTGCTATGGAAAAAGGTTTACGTTTCGCAATTCGTGAAGGTGGTAAAACCGTAGGGTCTGGTGTTGTTTCTAATCTTGTTAAAAAAGGTAAAAAGGCCTAA